From the Populus nigra chromosome 13, ddPopNigr1.1, whole genome shotgun sequence genome, the window GAACATTGCATTCAATTTCTAAATTGCTATAGACAATTATTGGACAGCTCCATTAAGCTAATTCATTTGTTCATGCCAGTTGCATTCTTCACTCCTTCAACAGCTCCCTGTGCCGTAGACATCACCTGTTGACCAGCCTACACCAAGAACAAGTATCGTAATTAAATTATACATTTGTTCATTGTATTCTTGAGCACAAGCTATTGTAGTGGCGAGGATgaattctctaaaaaaaaacattagaaaaggAGATTGAAGGAAAAGATTTGAACCTCTTGCACTGATTCCTTTGCAGATTGAGCAGCATTACCAGCTCTGTCCATCAAGGTACTGGCCTTCTcctgaaacaaacaaaatccATACCTCATCATGTATTGGAAGAGAAATATCATGCatgaaaattcataaataaaaaggaagaaataaaaaaaaaatcataggctGACCTGAGCTTGGCCCTTGGCCTCACCAACTTGGAAGCTCATCTTCTGGGTATTGTCAGCCATCTTTGGTTTCTGATTTCTTTAAAAGATTTGGAGAACTCAAATAAATTGAAAGCTCAAGtgcttgaaaaaacaaaactcttgGTAGTAAAGATACGCCATGGCAGCCATAATTTATACTGATTAAAACCAGTCCATTGCTGGACACGTGGAGTGCCACGTGTCAAGCTAGAGATTGCTTGGAATAACATCTGTTATTGAGGTTGAGATTTTTGGGGCCTTTGACCAGGTGGTTGGGAATTTTGTGAATAATTTGTGTGctaactttctttctttgttttttaaaaataaataaaaaataaaaaatccaattaggAAAAGATCCAAAATCTTGAACCCAACTCTTAACAGACACCAACATTTCATACATGTAATTAAGTGTTGTCCAAATTTTATTCGACAAGagagaattaaaaatatgtattagttTATGTGCTTAATATGAAAAAAcctcttgaatatttatttaatataaactttattttttttagatttatctaccatatttttcaatattttttaattatatacaaattaccgagattttatttgaatgtttcatttaaaatttgcTTTCAAaaccataatatatttttgtttaaaaaaatagtatttgcaATTTATAAAATATCCTGGTAATAGATTTATCAtgggttataattatttttttattgtactattaaataaaatataattctaaaaaatataaagtctaaaaaaatcaaaaccataatAGATTTTTGTTTAGGAAATTGTgattgtaatttataaaatatctcaaccaattttataattgtttttaagtcTGGTTAAGAGTTTCTAAGTTTAAATTACGGAATTagattgaataataattttaaaaaatttcagatatttttttaatttgatgtagCCTAAAAGTGACGTACTAGGTCCCACGAAACACAAAGCGTGTAGGAATGAATATTACGTGGGCCTTGAGTTGTCAGAAATCAGATAAGGCTGAATATTTACTTCTCAGAGGACTGTCTGAGTTGTCCATTGATGTGAGCTATTATTGGCCACATATCTactctctttattattattattatttatcttttgacTTGAttgctatattttatttatcttttgatCACGATAATAAAAGTTAAttataatacattttttattatgaaaaaaaatccataaaaaggaaccatattaataatattaatattaaaaaataaaaaaggaaacattccttaaaataaatctttagcaaaaaaaactcaaaattaaaacagCTGTtacaaaaataatctaaataaaaaaataaactttttaccTGTTTGTTTTCCAAGTCGGTGTTCGGGAGGGGttctattgtgtttttaaaaaaaattccaacttttttactttaattttttatttttagattattattatttttaatatatttttaaataaaaaatattttaaaacatagttttttttattctttcagatAGCACCCAATAACACGTGCTTAAGGGAGTTTACAAGtcgaaatttaaataaaattaagaaataaaagtggtcttttttgaaaaagaagctCAAAAGTTGGGAACCATCATCAAGAGCTAGACCTACCGACgccaaaacaagataattacaaaaatagagaattaaataataaatctgacttttattattattattattatttaatttttaactagatTACAAGTATTTCTTATAAGTTTGTCTTGGCCACTAACCAAcactttattaataaattttagaatttattaaacatccatccttttaggaaaatctgatttttgtttccacaaattaaattataatttcgtTAAAATACTATAGTTGGcataaaaattgagttaatttggtgattagaaaataaaaatgtttgaaaaaaaataaataatataaagatataaTTATCCGAAGTAGCAACTTCTCATAAAAGACTAGTTTGTTAAGAAATTTGTCAGAGAGAGGCCGCTTCCCTTCCTTGAGCATCTTAAGGCCTCATTCTCAAGCATTTTTTATGAACATGGGAAGGCAAAACGTTAACTCTAACCAAATACATTTAGCAGTGAATTAAGAGCAAAGTGTGTGGCCATCTGGACATGAAGATGAAACAATGTTGGGCTCTCATAAACCTAGCCAGAAGATCTTTAAACAAGTACGAAACTGCAAGTACATTTCACTAATTAGGGCAAACATCTGCCTGCAAACATCGATCACGGGAGAGCTACAGAGAGAGATCTCTTGTTTATGCAAAAGGAAATGACAGAAACACAACAATAGATGAacattgaatttaatttctaatttgctCCATTCAGCTAATTCATTTGTTCATGCCAGTTGCCTTCTTAATTCCTTCAACAGCTCCCTGTGCCGTAGACATCACCTGTTGACCAGCCTACACGAAGAACAagtatcataattaaattacacaTCTGTTCGTTATATTCTAGAACACAAGCTACTGTAGTGGTGAGGATGAACTCTCTAAAACAAAACATAGGAAATATTGAGATTGAAGGAAAATATTTGAATACCCCTTGCACTGATTCCTTTGCATATTGAGCAGCAGTACCAGCTTTGTCCATCATGGTAGGACTGGTCTTCTcctgaaacaaacaaaatccATTCCTTATCATGTATCGGAAGAGAAATATCATTGTATTCTAGAGCACAAGCTACTGTAGTGGTGAGGATGAactctctaaaaaaaacatagaaaatgagATTGAAGGAAAGTATTTCAATACCCCTACGACTGCTTCCTTTGCAGATTGAGCAGCATTACCAGCTTTGTTCACCAAGGTACTGGCCTTCTcctgaaacaaacaaaatccATGCCTTCTCATGTAttaga encodes:
- the LOC133670916 gene encoding stress-induced protein KIN2-like, with amino-acid sequence MADNTQKMSFQVGEAKGQAQEKASTLMDRAGNAAQSAKESVQEAGQQVMSTAQGAVEGVKNATGMNK
- the LOC133670915 gene encoding stress-induced protein KIN2-like, which translates into the protein MADNTNKMSFQAGEAKGQAEEKASTLVNKAGNAAQSAKEAVVGEKTSPTMMDKAGTAAQYAKESVQGAGQQVMSTAQGAVEGIKKATGMNK